The genome window ACAACTTCAGAGTACGAAACCCAATAAGGGGTAGGAATAATTACTTCTTCGCCAGGGTTAACTAAACATAACACCGCATTGGCTATTGCCTGTTTGGCTCCTGTTGAAACTACGATTTGGCTGACATCATAATCAAGCCCGTTCTCATTTTTGAGCTTGGCTACAACCGCTTTCCTTAGTTCAGGGTAACCTGATACTGGAGTATAATACGTGTAATTCTGATCCATGGCCTGTTTGGCAGCTTCCTTTATATGCTCCGGGGTATGAAAATCAGGTTCGCCGAAGCTAAGGCTGATCACATCTACACCTTTTGCAGCAAGTTCGCGGCCCATTTTGGCCATTTTAATAGTCGCTGATTCAGACAGGTTATTGATCCTGTTACTTAATGTACTCATATAATTTTCTCTTATTGCGGCAAATATAGAAAAACTCCTATGTCCTAAGTAATTAGTGTTAAGAGTTTTATTCCTTTTGATGAAGAAAATGCGTGATTGCTGTTGCTTAATTTTAGAAAAAACTAAATATGATCTGTTTTTTTAATCTTATTACTCAAGAATTTCAATCGTTCTGCTTAGTGCTTTACAAAACTCTTAATTCTTTAATACATTTTGATTTTTTTGGCTGACAAGAAATTACCATATTAACTAAAAGCGCTAATGCTCAAACCATTCGGCTGTATTTCACCACTTAAAGTTAAAAACTATAAACTTAACAGTTAAAATATATATTTTTGCGCCCTAAATAATATAGTTTTGAGAGAGCAAAAAAGGATTATACTAACGGCATTAATAGTAGGTGTAGTCTTGATGCTTGCAAAATTTGGAGCTTATTTTTTAACGGCATCCAACTTTGTACTTACTGATGCAGCCGAAAGTATTGTTAACGTACTTGCAAGTTCTTTTGCATTTTTTAGTATTTACCTTGCCGCGCAGCCACGGGACGAGAACCACCCATACGGGCATGGTAAAGTGGAATATTTTTCAGTTTTTATAGAAGGCTCTTTAATTGGCATCGCCGCAATTATCATTATTGTAAAGTCTGTTTATGGAATTTTTTATCCAAATGCCATCCATGACCTTTTAACAGGCGCTACCATAATAGGAGCAACGGGTGTTATTAATGGCGCGTTGGGTTACTACATGATAGGCAAGGGTAAAACATTGCAGTCAATCACCATTGAAGCTGACGGCAGGCACCTGATGGCGGATATGGTTACCAGTGTTGGTCTTGTAGTTGGCTTGTTGTTAATTCATTTTACCAACGTACTCTGGTTAGACAGCGTATTGTCTATATTAGTTGCGCTCTATATTTTGTTCAGCGGGTATAAACTGGTAAGGCGGTCGGTTTCCGGGCTGATGGATGAGGCTGACTTTGGTGTTGTAACTGAAATAGTAGCAGTATTAAATGAAAAAAGAAAAGAAGAATGGATCGATATTCATAACTTTCGTGCACAAAAATATGGCAATGAACTTCATATTGACTGCCATTTAACTTTACCAAACTACTTTGACCTTAATAAGGTTCATGACGAGGTAAAATCAGTAGATGAACTGATAAACAGGGAAGTAACAAAAACCGAACTGTTTATTCACGTTGACCCTTGCCTGCCCGAATGTTGCCATTATTGCAACGTGCCAAATTGCCCAATTAGGACCGAAGCGAAGACCGAGGACATAACCTGGACGCTGGACAAAATTATCCGCAACAAAAAACACTTTGAATAATGTATCCATTTAACGTACGTGTTTATGGCATTTTAGTAAACGATGCCGGTGAAGTACTGATCAGCGACGAGCAGGAATATGGCATGCGCTTTACAAAGTTTCCGGGGGGCGGCCTTGAGTTTGGCGAAGGCTTGATTGATGCATTAAAACGCGAGTTTTTGGAAGAATGTAATATAAACGTTGAGGTAATTGATCATTTTTACACCACGGATTTTTTTATAAAATCGGCCTTTAATGAGTCACAAATAATAAGTGTTTATTATCACGTTAAGAATAGTGATCCTATTAATTTTAATATAAAAACAGTTGCATTTGACTTTGACGGGGAAGGGGATGTGCTGCAGGCATTTAGGTGGGTTAAACTGACGAACCTGAATCCGGAAGATTTTATTTTTTCAACAGATAAATGTGTTGTTGAACTTTTGATAAAAGATATATGAGCTTGGTTGACAGGGATTTAAAAGTAATTTGGCATCCTTACACACAGATGAAAACTGCTTTGCCTCCGATACCTATTGTAAGAGGTGAAGGGGCGTGCCTTTATGATGAAAGCGGTAAGAAATACATAGATGCTGTATCCTCCTGGTGGGTTAATATCCACGGTCACGCGCATCCGCACATCGCAAAAAAGGTTTCTGAACAATTAAATAAGCTTGAACATGTGATATTTGCAGGCTTTACGCATGAGGGCGCCGTTGCATTAGCAGAACGCCTGCTCACTTTGTTACCCGGCAATCAGCAAAAAGCTTTCTATTCAGACAATGGCTCAACTGCTATTGAGGTGGCTATAAAAATGTGCCTGCAATACTGGCATAACAAGGGCGAAGGGCGCACAAAGATACTGGCCTTTAAAAATGCGTACCATGGCGATACCTTTGGTGCTATGGCCGTAAGCGGGCGCAGTGCTTTTACCGCTGCATTTGATTCATTATTGTTTGAGGTAGAATTTATTGATCTGCCAAACAAAGAAAATATAGCCGAGCTTAAATCTCAGATCTCAGGTCTTAAATCAGAACTTGCCTGCTTCATATTTGAACCTTTGGTACAGGGTGCTGGCGGAATGCTGATGTATGAAGCCCAATACCTGGATGAATTAATGAAGCATTGCCGCAATGAAGCTGTATTAATGATTGATGATGAGGTATTTACAGGGTTTGGCCGTACCGGGAAGTCATTTGCCTGCTATCATGTAACCGAACAGCCGGACATTATGTGTTTTTCAAAAGGGCTAACGGGAGGCACTATGGCTTTAGGTATGACTACCTGCAGCCAGCAAATCTACGACGCTTTTTTATCTGACGACCGGTTAAAGACGTTGTTTCACGGCCATTCCTTTACAGCTAACCCAATTGCGTGTGCAGCCGCATTAGCAAGCATGGATCTTTTTATGGAGCCTGCAACACAATCTAACATCAATCGAATATCGACATCCCACAAGGCATTTTTAGATAAGATCAAACATCACCCTAAAGTTAAAACGGTAAGACAAACCGGAACTATCGTGGCCCTGGAATGGGAAACGGGAAATGATACTTCCTATTTTAGTTCACTGAGGGATACTTTATACCAGTACTTTTTAAATGCCGGAATTATATTGCGCCCATTGGGAAACATCATTTATATTTTACCCCCGTATTGCATAACTGATACCGAGCTGAGTTACATTTATAGCAAAATTATGCAAGCGCTGGAGGAAATTTAATCCTTCCTCAGTTGGTGAACTTCAATAATAAAACTTATGGAATTAAATAAAATATTGCCTTTAATAATAGCTGATAAAGTATTGCATTCCAAGTGGTTAAATACTTTGTCGTTAATGGAAAATACAGGTGCGCGCAAGATCTCGGCCAGTGAGGATCCGCTTACCGTTACCTATATTATCCTGAAGCATGCTGCTGAAGAGCACCGTCATGCTTTTTATTTGAAAAAACAAATAGAGAAAACCGGCGAAAATGTATGTCCAACTTATGCCCCTGAGTTTCTATTGGCTCCGGCTTACAGTAAGTATTATCTTAACCAGCTGGATACACAGGTTAGCAGGTACCTGAAGCAGGCATTAAAACTTGAAGGAAAAGAACTGCGTTTTGGCGCATACCTGCTGGTAACCTACGCTATTGAAGTACGTGCGGACGAACTTTACCCGGTTTACCAGGAAGCGCTGGAAAATGCAGCGAGTAAGGTTAACGTAAAATCAATAATATTGGAGGAAGAGGGGCATCTGGAAGAAATGATAAGT of Mucilaginibacter xinganensis contains these proteins:
- a CDS encoding cation diffusion facilitator family transporter yields the protein MREQKRIILTALIVGVVLMLAKFGAYFLTASNFVLTDAAESIVNVLASSFAFFSIYLAAQPRDENHPYGHGKVEYFSVFIEGSLIGIAAIIIIVKSVYGIFYPNAIHDLLTGATIIGATGVINGALGYYMIGKGKTLQSITIEADGRHLMADMVTSVGLVVGLLLIHFTNVLWLDSVLSILVALYILFSGYKLVRRSVSGLMDEADFGVVTEIVAVLNEKRKEEWIDIHNFRAQKYGNELHIDCHLTLPNYFDLNKVHDEVKSVDELINREVTKTELFIHVDPCLPECCHYCNVPNCPIRTEAKTEDITWTLDKIIRNKKHFE
- a CDS encoding NUDIX domain-containing protein, translating into MYPFNVRVYGILVNDAGEVLISDEQEYGMRFTKFPGGGLEFGEGLIDALKREFLEECNINVEVIDHFYTTDFFIKSAFNESQIISVYYHVKNSDPINFNIKTVAFDFDGEGDVLQAFRWVKLTNLNPEDFIFSTDKCVVELLIKDI
- the bioA gene encoding adenosylmethionine--8-amino-7-oxononanoate transaminase; its protein translation is MSLVDRDLKVIWHPYTQMKTALPPIPIVRGEGACLYDESGKKYIDAVSSWWVNIHGHAHPHIAKKVSEQLNKLEHVIFAGFTHEGAVALAERLLTLLPGNQQKAFYSDNGSTAIEVAIKMCLQYWHNKGEGRTKILAFKNAYHGDTFGAMAVSGRSAFTAAFDSLLFEVEFIDLPNKENIAELKSQISGLKSELACFIFEPLVQGAGGMLMYEAQYLDELMKHCRNEAVLMIDDEVFTGFGRTGKSFACYHVTEQPDIMCFSKGLTGGTMALGMTTCSQQIYDAFLSDDRLKTLFHGHSFTANPIACAAALASMDLFMEPATQSNINRISTSHKAFLDKIKHHPKVKTVRQTGTIVALEWETGNDTSYFSSLRDTLYQYFLNAGIILRPLGNIIYILPPYCITDTELSYIYSKIMQALEEI